In Saprospiraceae bacterium, the sequence TGAAGGCCAGGCGTGCCGGAAAATTTGCCTTGATCACCCCTGTAATGATATTGACCGAAGGTCTTTGCGTAGCAATGATCAAGTGGATGCCTACCGCTCTGGCCAGCTGAGCCAATCGACCTATGGGCAGCTCGACCTCTTTACCGGCAGTCATGATCATATCTGCAAACTCATCGATCACGAGGATGATGAAGGGGAGGAATTTATGGCCTTTTTCAGGATTAAGCTGTCGGGCAGTAAACTTTTTATTGTATTCTTTGATATTACGGGACTCTGCTTTTTTCAATAAGTCGTACCGGTTATCCATCTCAATGCAAAGTGAATTGAGGGTAAAAATGACTTTATTGGTTTCCGTCACGATGGGTTCGTCCTGGTCCGGTAGATAAGCCAGAAAATGGTTTTCCAATTTAGAGTAAGGGAAGAGTTCCACTTTTTTGGGATCAATCAAAACCAGTTTGACCTGGGCCGGATGTTTTTTGTACAGTAGGGACATCAGGATGGTATTGATACCCACTGACTTGCCCTGACCTGTAGCACCGGCTATCAGCAAGTGCGGCATTTTAGCAAGATCTGCTACAAAGACTTCATTCGAAATAGTGCGACCAAGTGCGATCGGAAGATCCATTTTGGACTGCTGAAATTTATCAGACATCAATACCTCTTTGAGGCTGACGATTTGTTTTTTCTTATTAGGTACTTCAATACCGATGGTGCCCTTACCTGGGATAGGTGCAATGATCCTTATACCGAGGGCAGAAAGATTGAGGGCGATATCATCTTCAAGGTTTTTGATTTTCGAAATTCTTACTCCAGGTGCAGGGATGATTTCATAAAGGGTTACAGTCGGGCCTACGGTCGCTCTGATTTTAGTGATCTCGATTTTGTAGTGCATCAGAGTCTCTATGATCTGATCTTTGTTGGCTTCGAGTTCAGCGCGATCTACTTCAAAGTTTTGATCAGTATAATCATGCAATAACTCTACGGATGGCAGCTGAAACTTAGAAAGTTCAGCATCGGGATCATACGGTTGCAGATTGGCGTAGTGATCTTCAGTCAGGGTAAGGTCTTCAATATTGGGAGAAAGCGGATCCAAAGACATCTCCGGACCTTCTGATAGATGATGGATCTCTAAGTCTAATAAAGCTTCTGCATCGGTCCTGGTCCCGGGCGTATTTATATTTATTTCTTCAAATTCCAGTACCGGTTCATTTTTCCGAAGGTCTTTCAGATCGGCATATTGTGGTTTATAGTGATCTTGATCAAGTGTGATGGGCTCACGATCGTCCCGGAGGTCCGGCACTTCATCTGTGAAGTCCATGTCAATGGGTTTTTTATTAGATCCATTAGTCTCATCAGATACAGTGCCTGAAGGTTGATCTGACTGATTCTTTTTGAAAAAACTTAAAAAGGAGCCCATATTGATAGAAGGTGATTCGCCACCGGACAATTGGTAAGACGGCATCCGCAGACCTGAAAAGTCGGGGTTAAAATTCCAAATGAATATCACTGCGACTATCAATAATAATAATCCAATCAAGCCCACCATGCCCAGCATATTACGTA encodes:
- a CDS encoding DNA translocase FtsK, producing MGKKKNSKPFWKRLNFKDERWTKVLGLFTLFFSILLLISMISYLFTWRFDQDKVLNFSWHIFFQKDLEVANTFGRLGAFLSHQVMYWSFGLPAFILVYISLMYTWKWVRNAKYSLAMKTLSALWIMVYSSVLLESLLGRFAFPFGGAIGEWIAFYLRNMLGMVGLIGLLLLIVAVIFIWNFNPDFSGLRMPSYQLSGGESPSINMGSFLSFFKKNQSDQPSGTVSDETNGSNKKPIDMDFTDEVPDLRDDREPITLDQDHYKPQYADLKDLRKNEPVLEFEEININTPGTRTDAEALLDLEIHHLSEGPEMSLDPLSPNIEDLTLTEDHYANLQPYDPDAELSKFQLPSVELLHDYTDQNFEVDRAELEANKDQIIETLMHYKIEITKIRATVGPTVTLYEIIPAPGVRISKIKNLEDDIALNLSALGIRIIAPIPGKGTIGIEVPNKKKQIVSLKEVLMSDKFQQSKMDLPIALGRTISNEVFVADLAKMPHLLIAGATGQGKSVGINTILMSLLYKKHPAQVKLVLIDPKKVELFPYSKLENHFLAYLPDQDEPIVTETNKVIFTLNSLCIEMDNRYDLLKKAESRNIKEYNKKFTARQLNPEKGHKFLPFIILVIDEFADMIMTAGKEVELPIGRLAQLARAVGIHLIIATQRPSVNIITGVIKANFPARLAFKVSSKVDSRTILDTGGADQLIGSGDMLLSVGGDMIRLQCAFVDTPEVENVLKFIHDQRGFSTPYFLPEYTGEEGASGAEKAVLEDLDDMLDEAGRLVVQNQHGSTSMIQRRLKLGYNRAGRIMDQLELLGIVGAGEGSKPREVLVSTEAELGRILDRIRGGKEKDTLF